Proteins encoded by one window of Chondromyces crocatus:
- a CDS encoding DUF1588 domain-containing protein, which yields MPRGRRLHSYLGALGLATLAATGAVAGSGCSSGESEEACVSDEMFFAEQTWAQVLTASCIGCHNPQGLAGNTSLVLKNSSEAGFLSTNMDIFRHVATLEQGGESLALLKPTEKVSHGGGKVIEEGSREYEILAEMVQRYKEPSACETHTTAFFHGVQLASAPDTLRMAALELLGRLPTPEEEEAVEEGGMGALDVLLDQYMHDEMFYTRLKEIYGDIFHTDRYLNGEDAVNLLSSEEYNPRWYEDVAYQPDLIEKYGATSWNDLINKLRRFTVQGVAREPLELIAHVVRENRPFTEVVTADYMMVNPFSARSWGLAPTFENDADPAEFVEVKRDGYPHSGVLSSPMWLARHPTSATNLNRHRARMVYQVFLGTDVLKLAERRIDTSAVTDFNPTLNNPNCTVCHNNIDPVAGWFQKFGDLGAYRVDRNWPETLIPPGFNRDNMPYGEFAEANVWGAGRLAKDPRFALSQIYNVLTGLTGQKPLLSPMSGEENFSDKFRAYLAQYYMFNQFAEEFEASNYDIRVVFKSIIKSPYFRARNYGGDLSGARQFELLQLASSRFLTPEALHRKIWAVSGYPWREGRFGTDYLLSGNRYKLLYGGVDHFDVLQRIGEPNGIMANVSDRMANEMSCRAVPRDFSIPQEERLLFPYVDVTFEPKDRNGFDVEPAIEAIKKNIQYLHKRVLGEVLDLSHPEIERTYQLFLGTWQEGTAGMAKPEGDPDRIPRDLPGQCHVRDEFWSAKPLPEAMHVAGDETYTVRAWMSVMTYLLSDYRFLYQ from the coding sequence ATGCCTAGAGGACGAAGACTTCACAGTTATCTTGGGGCCCTCGGCCTCGCGACGCTCGCCGCGACAGGCGCCGTCGCAGGGAGCGGCTGCAGCAGCGGCGAGAGCGAGGAGGCCTGCGTCTCCGACGAGATGTTCTTCGCCGAGCAGACCTGGGCCCAGGTGCTCACCGCGAGCTGCATCGGCTGCCACAACCCGCAAGGCCTCGCTGGCAACACCAGCCTCGTGCTGAAGAACTCCAGCGAGGCCGGCTTCCTCAGCACCAACATGGACATCTTCCGGCACGTCGCCACCCTGGAGCAGGGCGGCGAGTCACTCGCGCTGCTCAAGCCGACCGAGAAGGTTTCCCACGGCGGCGGCAAGGTGATCGAGGAAGGCAGCCGCGAGTACGAGATCCTCGCCGAGATGGTGCAGCGCTACAAGGAGCCGTCGGCGTGCGAGACGCACACCACCGCGTTCTTCCACGGCGTCCAGCTCGCGTCCGCGCCCGACACGCTGCGCATGGCCGCGCTCGAACTCCTCGGCCGCCTCCCCACCCCCGAGGAGGAAGAAGCCGTCGAGGAAGGCGGCATGGGCGCGCTCGACGTCCTCCTCGACCAGTACATGCACGACGAGATGTTCTACACCCGGCTCAAGGAGATCTACGGGGACATCTTCCACACCGATCGCTACCTCAACGGCGAGGACGCGGTGAACCTCCTCTCCAGCGAGGAGTACAACCCGCGCTGGTACGAAGACGTCGCCTACCAGCCGGACCTCATCGAGAAGTACGGCGCGACGAGCTGGAACGATCTCATCAACAAGCTGCGCCGCTTCACGGTCCAGGGCGTCGCCCGCGAGCCCCTCGAGCTCATTGCCCACGTCGTCCGTGAGAACCGGCCTTTCACCGAGGTCGTCACCGCCGACTACATGATGGTGAACCCGTTCTCGGCCAGGTCCTGGGGCCTCGCCCCCACCTTCGAGAACGACGCCGATCCCGCGGAGTTCGTCGAGGTGAAGCGCGACGGCTACCCCCACAGCGGCGTGCTCAGCTCCCCCATGTGGCTCGCCCGGCACCCCACCTCGGCGACGAACCTGAACCGGCACCGCGCGCGCATGGTCTACCAGGTCTTCCTGGGCACCGACGTCCTCAAGCTGGCCGAGCGCCGCATCGACACCTCGGCGGTGACCGACTTCAACCCGACGCTCAACAACCCCAACTGCACGGTGTGTCACAACAACATCGACCCCGTGGCCGGCTGGTTCCAGAAGTTCGGCGACCTCGGCGCCTACCGCGTCGACCGCAACTGGCCCGAGACGCTCATCCCGCCTGGCTTCAACCGCGACAACATGCCCTATGGCGAGTTCGCCGAAGCCAACGTGTGGGGTGCCGGGCGGCTCGCCAAGGACCCGCGCTTCGCGCTCTCGCAGATCTACAACGTGCTCACCGGCCTCACCGGCCAGAAGCCGCTCCTCTCCCCGATGAGCGGCGAGGAGAACTTCAGCGACAAGTTCCGCGCGTACCTCGCGCAGTACTACATGTTCAACCAGTTCGCGGAGGAGTTCGAGGCGAGCAACTACGACATCCGCGTGGTGTTCAAGTCGATCATCAAGAGCCCCTACTTCCGCGCGCGGAACTACGGCGGCGACCTCAGCGGAGCGCGCCAGTTCGAGCTGTTGCAGCTCGCCAGCTCCCGCTTCCTCACGCCCGAGGCGCTCCACCGCAAGATCTGGGCGGTGAGCGGCTACCCCTGGCGCGAAGGCCGCTTCGGCACCGACTACCTGCTCAGCGGCAACCGCTACAAGCTGCTCTACGGCGGCGTCGACCACTTCGACGTCCTCCAGCGCATCGGCGAGCCGAACGGCATCATGGCGAACGTCTCCGACCGCATGGCGAACGAGATGTCGTGCCGCGCCGTGCCGCGTGACTTCTCGATCCCGCAGGAGGAGCGCCTCCTGTTCCCCTATGTCGACGTCACCTTCGAGCCGAAGGACAGGAACGGCTTCGACGTCGAGCCCGCCATCGAGGCGATCAAGAAGAACATCCAGTACCTCCACAAGCGGGTGCTGGGCGAGGTGCTCGACCTCAGCCACCCCGAGATCGAGCGCACCTACCAGCTCTTCCTCGGCACCTGGCAAGAGGGCACCGCCGGCATGGCCAAGCCCGAGGGCGATCCCGATCGCATCCCGCGCGATCTGCCGGGCCAGTGCCACGTCAGGGACGAGTTCTGGAGCGCCAAGCCCCTCCCCGAAGCGATGCACGTCGCTGGCGACGAGACGTACACCGTCCGCGCCTGGATGAGCGTCATGACGTACCTGCTGTCGGATTACCGCTTCCTTTATCAGTGA
- the pbpC gene encoding penicillin-binding protein 1C, which yields MSVVARRGRRALKVAVVLLVAPWLVLALWAVVTPLPSELTEGAEGYDVSVVFRDRHGVMLRELRAGDGARARWVPLSAMGERIQRALLAAEDRRFAVHPGVDPLAMARALGQLCVEGRVVSGASTLTQQLARTVRPRPRTVRGKLSEMALALRIEASLSKREILEQYLNRVMFGPGVRGVEAASRFYFDKGTAELSLAEAAALSALPRGPALYDPRRGTERLLRRRDRILERMEAGGLATAEEVASARAEPIGIARRGGSLGAPHLVYAVLSGAADPVVGALRDRASEVTLSIERGLQRELEVLSQEVVQSLAAREVSAASVVVLDNATGEILAYVGSPDAEDARRLGQNDGVLARRQPGSSLKPFVYGLAMERLGYDAGTVLPDVALELPLPSGGSYAPQNYDGRFHGPVRLREALANSYNVPAVWAAAALGPERVLTRLREVGLSTLDREASHYGVAIALGDGEVRLLDLAAAYATLARGGLFLPARAVLGAQDRAGEALALPVSPAPVQVLDAVRTRIITDILSDRRARIGAFGEGSVLELPFEAAVKTGTSKGFRDNIAVGYTPAVTVAVWVGNFDGSPMNGVSGVTGAGPLLHEALVAASRVRPAMPFAAPDPEATVEVEICALSGQRPASVCPHRRREWLPREEVAALPACEMHEVVRVDRQTGLLAGPLCRGDEVEERVVERFDARLSTWARAAGRPLAPEGVSPRCGELPVREGAASRGLALLFPADGARFVIDAAVGSVQAIRLRAAIPAGARNARFVIGGRVIAAPLGWADFQLVRGVHRVRAEADGVAPSEVMEFSVE from the coding sequence ATGAGCGTCGTGGCACGGCGAGGGCGGCGGGCGCTGAAGGTGGCGGTGGTGCTGCTCGTCGCGCCGTGGCTCGTGCTCGCGCTCTGGGCGGTGGTGACGCCGCTGCCGTCGGAACTCACGGAGGGGGCCGAGGGCTACGACGTCTCGGTGGTGTTCCGGGATCGGCACGGGGTGATGCTGCGCGAGCTGCGGGCAGGGGACGGGGCGCGGGCGCGCTGGGTGCCGCTGTCGGCGATGGGAGAGCGGATCCAGCGGGCGTTGCTCGCGGCGGAGGATCGGCGGTTCGCGGTGCACCCGGGGGTGGATCCGCTGGCGATGGCGCGGGCGCTCGGGCAGCTCTGCGTCGAGGGGCGGGTGGTGTCGGGGGCGTCGACGCTGACGCAGCAGCTCGCGCGGACGGTGAGGCCACGGCCGCGTACGGTGCGGGGGAAGCTGTCGGAGATGGCGCTCGCGCTGCGCATCGAGGCGTCGCTGTCGAAGCGCGAGATCCTGGAGCAGTACCTGAACCGGGTGATGTTCGGGCCCGGTGTGCGCGGGGTGGAGGCGGCGAGCCGGTTCTACTTCGACAAGGGGACGGCGGAGCTGTCGCTCGCGGAGGCGGCGGCGCTGTCGGCGTTGCCACGAGGGCCGGCGCTGTACGATCCGCGGCGCGGGACGGAGCGGCTGCTGCGGCGGCGGGATCGGATCCTGGAGCGGATGGAGGCCGGAGGTCTGGCGACGGCCGAGGAGGTGGCGTCGGCGCGCGCGGAGCCGATCGGGATCGCGCGTCGAGGGGGGAGCCTGGGCGCGCCGCATCTGGTGTACGCGGTGCTCTCGGGGGCGGCGGATCCGGTGGTGGGGGCGCTGCGGGATCGTGCGAGCGAGGTGACGCTGTCCATCGAGCGGGGGCTGCAGCGAGAGCTGGAGGTGCTGTCGCAAGAGGTGGTGCAGTCGCTCGCGGCGCGGGAGGTGTCGGCCGCGTCGGTGGTGGTGCTCGACAACGCGACGGGGGAGATCCTGGCGTATGTGGGATCGCCGGACGCGGAGGACGCGCGGCGGCTGGGGCAGAACGATGGGGTGCTGGCGCGGCGGCAGCCCGGGTCTTCGCTGAAGCCGTTCGTGTACGGGCTCGCGATGGAGCGGCTCGGCTACGACGCCGGGACGGTGCTGCCCGATGTGGCGCTGGAGCTGCCGCTGCCGTCGGGGGGGAGCTACGCGCCGCAGAACTACGATGGGCGCTTTCACGGGCCCGTGCGGCTGCGCGAGGCGCTGGCGAACTCGTACAACGTGCCGGCGGTGTGGGCGGCAGCGGCGCTGGGTCCAGAGCGGGTGCTGACGCGGCTGCGGGAGGTGGGGCTGTCGACGCTGGACCGGGAGGCGTCGCACTACGGGGTGGCGATCGCGCTCGGGGATGGAGAGGTGCGGTTGCTGGATCTGGCGGCGGCGTACGCGACGCTCGCGCGCGGGGGGCTGTTCTTGCCGGCGCGGGCGGTGCTCGGTGCGCAGGATCGCGCTGGAGAGGCGCTGGCGCTGCCGGTGTCGCCCGCGCCGGTGCAGGTGCTCGATGCGGTGCGGACGCGGATCATCACCGACATCCTTTCGGATCGGCGCGCGCGGATCGGGGCGTTCGGGGAGGGGAGCGTGCTGGAGCTGCCGTTCGAGGCGGCGGTGAAGACGGGGACGTCGAAGGGGTTCCGGGACAACATCGCGGTGGGCTACACGCCCGCGGTGACGGTGGCGGTGTGGGTCGGTAACTTCGACGGGTCGCCGATGAACGGGGTGAGCGGGGTGACGGGGGCAGGGCCGCTCTTGCACGAGGCGCTGGTGGCAGCGTCGCGGGTCCGGCCCGCCATGCCGTTCGCGGCGCCGGATCCGGAGGCGACGGTCGAGGTGGAGATCTGTGCGCTGTCCGGGCAGCGACCAGCGTCTGTGTGTCCGCACCGGCGGCGCGAGTGGCTGCCGCGCGAAGAGGTCGCGGCGCTTCCGGCGTGCGAGATGCACGAGGTGGTGCGGGTGGATCGGCAGACGGGGCTGCTCGCGGGGCCGCTGTGCCGGGGGGACGAGGTGGAAGAGCGGGTGGTGGAGCGGTTCGACGCGCGGCTGTCGACGTGGGCGCGCGCGGCGGGGCGGCCGCTCGCGCCGGAGGGGGTGTCGCCTCGGTGCGGTGAGCTGCCGGTGCGCGAGGGGGCGGCGTCGCGGGGGTTGGCGCTCCTGTTTCCGGCGGATGGGGCGCGGTTCGTGATCGATGCGGCGGTGGGATCGGTGCAGGCGATCCGGCTGCGGGCGGCCATCCCTGCCGGGGCGCGGAATGCGCGCTTCGTGATCGGGGGGAGGGTGATCGCGGCGCCGCTGGGGTGGGCGGACTTTCAGCTCGTGCGCGGGGTACACCGGGTGCGCGCCGAGGCGGACGGCGTCGCGCCGAGCGAGGTGATGGAGTTCTCGGTGGAGTGA
- a CDS encoding Ig-like domain-containing alpha-2-macroglobulin family protein: MRFSLRAPGFRAAPFGLAVLSFGLACVQGARAPQVPTRGTLAPGDGEGIAVEAGGPFRVVFGSPSGATQEATEISLVFNRPMRPLDLAGEEKAAPAKLTPSVPGRWNWVGTNALTFVPTERLPRATELAVEVPAGTRALDGSALESPYVLRFSTPRPRLVGTEPLEGADLTPTSRITLRFNQPIPDASIQQHVTLSAGPPGAQRGFGKGQALKFEVRRPDPENRMLAEIVPAAPMPLDRELSLVVGQGLRGSEGPLVADKEERIRFRTYGPLRVETLDCSRETPHKQCSAEGGLSLDFTNRVKMRDLKQAFATEPKVKIRWPEWIGDDDLVRYLSLYGQFKPAQKLRVKVAAGLKDEHGQALGTAFSQDLVFDDRWPEAQIGVVGSIFDPSSRRDIPVASVNVKSLELATGAMTEDAILALEADKHMPGRSPRLEEIAALPNGKRVVLRPQAALNKPATHPVRIEDVLGGKDKRGPVAIGISYTSQPGTNRARVESEARIVQVTDLGVSAKVSPHGTLVWVTRLSSAAPVSGAEVTIRRPDGAPATARTDANGFATIPASAWTPDAHLRERSVLFVRSGEDWTYRRVDDTVNGWRYGVSYDFNPDKPFGLVFSDRGIYRPGDTVKVKGIFREEAGRRTTTPAGQMVLVSLDGPEGETLLQAEPTLSAFGTFSLDMKIPATGKLGTYAVNASVVGSARGWPDATSTVEVAEYRPAETKASVEPDRPSYVRGDKATFVARGDYLFGAPMGGADVRLSVTRTPTSFSPPGLDDFVVDASVFTSALPDAEPRGEELQSARTKLDAKGEAPITTSLALPGQRGPESITCEAEVMDVSRQSVAASTTAIAHPGEFYVGIKSPQLFVKAGETLKPEIVAADPKGKRVTQAAVKVDLVQRTWTVARQVSGGGYRSVSAPVDKVVGSCSVTTAQAAQSCSVTVPSAGYFLLHATAKDKRGNAVASAVPVYATGEGSIGWGDSDRSRVELLPDREHYEVGQTARILVKSPFTSADALVTVERAGVYTRERVTLTGAAPMLSIPITDDLLPNAFVSVLLVRGRSTPAGAKATGGKATPDIGAPTFRLGYARLAINPTSRRLAVDVRPDKSEYRPGAPITVDVGVRDSAGKPARAEVTLYAVDEGVLSLIGYKTPDPLEVFSGARRLQVATIESREALGRVRNPFADLGEDKGLYGGSGASGGLGVRRDFRPSAYYNPSLVTDASGKVRASFKLPDGLTTYRIMAVVAAEDDRFGYDEERVVTSRPLMARPALPRFLRAGDVIDAGVVLTSKGMPKSEVEVTLTAEGLSLGSAAKQSVTLEPGLSKEVRFALSAPAVGTAKLRFEARGGGNDDAVEVTREVKAPVSPEAVALYGDTTTASAEQLGDLSALRSDVGGLEVSLASTALVGLESGMEQLLEYPYGCTEQLVSRLVPLLPLRDLARDFKLPLPKDLDGVITKTVAAIVANQRHDGAFGLWGDSTMSNDWVTAYAAWGLGEARRHKVSVPKSSIEMATHALRQVLSRDVSKDTVSRAAIPFVLDVLAGLGSPDPGRASRVFEQRAELPMFSKALLLHALVLGKGDRGQIDTLVRELESTLRVDGAVARATVNAGNAYAELMDSETRSSALVLRALLAAQPQHPMGARLAAGLLAVRRGGTWRNTQEAAWSLLALDQYRKAQEKTAPDFDARVFLGQAEIFMAPFHGRDVSQARTAIAAARLVGAGGAPLAFSVEGSGRLFYQARLRYAKKELPAKPLERGFFVQKTLRPVTAEELSRALGEMGARSASQFVGGDLVLGEVVVVTPSPRDFVVIDDPLPAGFEAVDARLATTAGSLDVDRGDEDRYDDEEEDMDARAMRRRYDRSAFIREVRDDRVLFFVDHMSAGMFRYRYLARATTLGKFVLPPTRAEEMYQPEVFGRTGAGKIEVAAKR; the protein is encoded by the coding sequence ATGCGCTTCTCGCTTCGCGCTCCGGGTTTCCGGGCAGCGCCGTTCGGCCTCGCCGTTCTCTCGTTCGGTCTCGCGTGCGTGCAAGGGGCCCGCGCGCCTCAGGTGCCGACGCGAGGGACGCTGGCGCCAGGCGACGGGGAAGGGATCGCGGTGGAGGCGGGGGGGCCGTTCCGGGTCGTGTTCGGCTCGCCTTCGGGAGCGACGCAGGAGGCGACGGAGATCAGCCTGGTCTTCAACCGGCCGATGCGTCCGCTGGATCTCGCGGGTGAGGAGAAGGCGGCGCCGGCGAAGCTCACGCCGTCGGTGCCAGGGCGCTGGAACTGGGTGGGGACGAACGCGCTCACCTTCGTTCCCACCGAGCGGCTGCCTCGCGCGACGGAGCTTGCGGTGGAGGTCCCCGCTGGGACGCGCGCGCTGGATGGGTCGGCGCTGGAGAGCCCCTACGTGCTGCGCTTCAGCACGCCACGGCCGCGGCTGGTGGGCACGGAGCCGCTGGAGGGGGCGGACCTCACGCCGACGTCGCGGATCACGCTGCGGTTCAACCAGCCGATCCCGGATGCTTCGATCCAGCAGCACGTCACGCTCTCGGCGGGGCCACCGGGCGCCCAGCGTGGGTTCGGGAAGGGGCAGGCGCTGAAGTTCGAGGTGCGAAGGCCGGATCCGGAGAACCGGATGCTCGCGGAGATCGTGCCGGCGGCGCCGATGCCGCTCGATCGCGAGCTTTCGCTGGTGGTGGGGCAGGGGCTGCGTGGATCGGAGGGGCCGCTGGTCGCGGACAAGGAGGAGCGGATCCGCTTCCGCACGTACGGGCCGCTGCGCGTCGAGACGCTCGACTGCAGCCGCGAGACGCCGCACAAGCAGTGCTCGGCGGAGGGCGGTCTGTCGCTGGACTTCACGAACCGCGTGAAGATGCGTGACCTGAAGCAGGCCTTCGCGACGGAGCCGAAGGTGAAGATCCGCTGGCCGGAGTGGATCGGCGACGACGACCTGGTCCGTTACCTCTCGCTCTACGGGCAGTTCAAGCCCGCCCAGAAGCTGCGGGTGAAGGTCGCGGCCGGCCTGAAGGACGAGCACGGACAGGCGCTCGGTACGGCGTTCTCGCAGGATCTCGTGTTCGATGATCGGTGGCCCGAGGCGCAGATCGGGGTGGTGGGGAGCATCTTCGATCCGTCGTCGCGGCGAGACATCCCGGTGGCGTCGGTGAACGTGAAGTCGCTGGAGCTCGCGACGGGGGCGATGACCGAGGACGCGATCCTCGCGCTGGAGGCCGACAAGCACATGCCCGGGCGCAGCCCGCGCCTGGAGGAGATCGCGGCGCTGCCGAACGGCAAGCGCGTGGTACTGCGGCCTCAGGCGGCGCTGAACAAGCCGGCGACGCACCCGGTGCGGATCGAGGACGTGCTCGGGGGCAAGGACAAGCGGGGGCCGGTGGCGATCGGGATCAGCTACACGTCCCAGCCAGGGACGAACCGGGCGCGTGTGGAGTCGGAGGCGCGTATCGTCCAGGTGACGGATCTCGGGGTGAGCGCCAAGGTGTCGCCGCACGGGACGTTGGTGTGGGTGACGCGGCTGTCGAGTGCGGCGCCGGTGTCGGGCGCCGAGGTGACGATCCGCAGGCCCGACGGGGCACCAGCGACGGCGCGCACGGACGCGAACGGGTTCGCGACGATCCCGGCGAGCGCGTGGACGCCGGATGCGCACCTCCGGGAGCGGTCGGTGCTGTTCGTGCGCTCGGGGGAGGACTGGACCTACCGGCGCGTGGACGACACGGTGAACGGGTGGCGTTACGGGGTGTCGTACGACTTCAACCCGGACAAGCCGTTCGGCCTGGTGTTCTCGGATCGGGGGATCTACCGGCCGGGTGACACGGTGAAGGTGAAGGGGATCTTCCGCGAGGAGGCGGGCCGCAGGACGACGACGCCGGCGGGGCAGATGGTCCTGGTGTCGCTGGACGGGCCGGAGGGCGAGACGCTGCTCCAGGCCGAGCCGACCTTGAGCGCGTTCGGGACCTTCTCGCTGGACATGAAGATCCCGGCGACCGGGAAGCTCGGAACCTACGCGGTGAACGCCTCGGTGGTGGGGAGCGCGCGCGGGTGGCCCGATGCGACGTCGACGGTCGAGGTGGCGGAGTACCGGCCCGCGGAGACGAAGGCGTCGGTGGAGCCGGATCGGCCGAGCTACGTGCGCGGGGACAAGGCGACGTTCGTGGCGCGAGGGGACTACCTGTTCGGCGCGCCGATGGGAGGAGCCGACGTGCGGCTCAGCGTGACGCGCACGCCGACGTCGTTCTCACCGCCAGGGCTCGACGACTTCGTGGTGGATGCGTCGGTGTTCACGTCGGCGCTGCCGGACGCGGAGCCGCGCGGGGAGGAGTTGCAGAGCGCGCGGACGAAGCTCGACGCGAAGGGGGAGGCGCCGATCACGACGTCGCTCGCACTGCCAGGGCAGCGGGGGCCGGAGTCGATCACCTGCGAGGCGGAGGTGATGGACGTGTCGCGTCAGTCGGTGGCTGCGAGCACGACGGCGATCGCGCATCCGGGTGAATTCTATGTCGGGATCAAGTCGCCGCAGCTCTTCGTGAAGGCGGGCGAGACCTTGAAGCCGGAGATCGTGGCGGCGGATCCGAAGGGGAAGCGGGTCACGCAGGCCGCGGTGAAGGTCGACCTGGTGCAGCGGACGTGGACGGTGGCGCGGCAGGTGAGCGGCGGCGGGTACCGGAGCGTGAGCGCGCCGGTGGACAAGGTCGTCGGGAGCTGCTCGGTGACGACGGCGCAGGCGGCGCAGAGCTGCTCGGTGACGGTGCCGTCGGCCGGGTACTTCCTGCTGCACGCGACGGCGAAGGACAAGCGGGGGAACGCGGTGGCGTCGGCCGTGCCGGTCTACGCGACGGGCGAGGGGTCGATCGGGTGGGGAGACAGCGATCGCTCGCGCGTGGAGCTGCTGCCGGATCGAGAGCACTACGAGGTGGGGCAGACGGCGCGGATCCTGGTGAAGTCGCCGTTCACGTCGGCGGACGCGCTGGTGACGGTGGAGCGCGCCGGGGTGTACACGCGGGAGCGGGTGACGCTGACCGGGGCGGCGCCGATGCTGTCGATCCCGATCACCGACGATCTCTTGCCGAACGCGTTCGTGTCGGTGCTCCTGGTGCGCGGGCGCTCGACGCCAGCGGGGGCGAAGGCGACCGGAGGGAAGGCGACGCCGGACATCGGCGCACCGACGTTCCGGCTGGGCTACGCGCGGCTCGCGATCAACCCGACGTCACGGCGGCTCGCGGTCGACGTGCGTCCCGACAAGTCGGAGTACCGGCCCGGGGCGCCGATCACGGTGGACGTCGGTGTGCGTGACAGCGCGGGCAAGCCGGCGCGCGCCGAGGTGACGCTGTACGCGGTGGACGAGGGCGTGCTCTCGCTCATCGGCTACAAGACGCCCGACCCGCTGGAGGTGTTCTCGGGCGCGCGGCGCTTGCAGGTGGCGACGATCGAGTCGCGGGAGGCGCTGGGGCGCGTGCGGAATCCGTTCGCGGATCTCGGCGAGGACAAGGGGCTGTACGGCGGCAGCGGGGCCTCGGGGGGGCTCGGGGTGCGCCGCGATTTCCGGCCGAGCGCGTACTACAACCCGTCGCTGGTGACGGATGCTTCGGGGAAGGTGCGGGCGTCGTTCAAGCTGCCGGATGGCCTGACGACGTACCGGATCATGGCGGTGGTGGCCGCCGAAGACGATCGCTTCGGCTACGACGAGGAGCGGGTGGTGACGAGCCGGCCGCTGATGGCGCGGCCCGCACTGCCGCGGTTCCTGCGCGCAGGGGACGTGATCGACGCGGGCGTGGTGCTCACGTCGAAGGGGATGCCGAAGTCCGAGGTGGAGGTGACGCTGACCGCCGAAGGGCTCTCGCTGGGCAGCGCGGCGAAGCAGTCGGTGACGCTGGAGCCAGGCCTGTCGAAGGAGGTGCGCTTCGCGCTGTCGGCACCGGCGGTGGGCACGGCGAAGCTGCGCTTCGAGGCACGCGGAGGCGGCAACGACGACGCGGTGGAGGTGACGCGGGAGGTGAAGGCGCCGGTGTCGCCCGAGGCGGTGGCGCTCTACGGGGACACGACGACGGCGAGCGCCGAGCAGCTCGGGGATCTGTCGGCGCTGCGCAGCGACGTGGGCGGGCTGGAGGTGAGCCTCGCATCGACGGCGCTGGTGGGCCTGGAGTCGGGGATGGAGCAGCTCCTGGAGTACCCATACGGGTGCACGGAGCAGCTCGTGAGCCGGCTCGTGCCGCTCTTGCCGCTGCGGGATCTGGCGCGCGATTTCAAGCTGCCGTTGCCGAAGGATCTCGACGGGGTGATCACCAAGACCGTCGCGGCGATCGTGGCGAACCAGCGTCACGATGGGGCGTTCGGGTTGTGGGGGGACTCCACGATGTCGAACGACTGGGTGACGGCGTACGCGGCGTGGGGACTCGGAGAGGCGCGTCGGCACAAGGTGAGCGTGCCGAAGTCGTCGATCGAGATGGCGACGCATGCGCTGCGGCAAGTGCTCTCGCGGGACGTCAGCAAGGATACGGTGAGCCGCGCGGCAATCCCGTTCGTGCTCGATGTGCTGGCCGGCCTGGGGAGCCCAGATCCGGGGCGGGCGTCACGGGTGTTCGAGCAGCGGGCCGAGCTGCCCATGTTCTCGAAGGCGCTGCTCCTGCACGCCCTGGTACTCGGCAAGGGCGATCGAGGGCAGATCGACACGCTGGTGCGCGAGCTGGAGAGCACGCTCCGCGTGGACGGGGCGGTGGCGCGCGCGACGGTGAACGCGGGCAATGCGTACGCGGAGCTGATGGACTCGGAGACGCGCAGCTCGGCGCTGGTCCTGCGGGCGCTGCTCGCGGCGCAACCGCAGCACCCGATGGGGGCGCGGCTCGCGGCAGGTCTGCTCGCGGTGCGGCGCGGCGGGACATGGCGGAACACGCAGGAGGCGGCGTGGTCGCTGCTCGCGCTGGATCAGTACCGGAAGGCGCAGGAGAAGACGGCGCCGGACTTCGACGCGCGGGTGTTCCTGGGGCAAGCAGAGATCTTCATGGCGCCGTTCCACGGGCGCGACGTGAGCCAGGCGAGGACGGCGATCGCGGCGGCGCGGCTGGTCGGCGCCGGGGGCGCGCCGCTCGCATTCTCGGTCGAGGGGTCGGGACGGCTCTTCTACCAGGCACGGCTGCGGTACGCGAAGAAGGAGCTGCCCGCGAAGCCGCTGGAGCGCGGGTTCTTCGTGCAGAAGACGCTGCGGCCGGTGACGGCGGAGGAGCTGTCGCGGGCGCTCGGTGAGATGGGAGCGCGCTCGGCGAGCCAGTTCGTGGGCGGTGATCTGGTGCTCGGCGAGGTGGTGGTGGTGACGCCGTCGCCGCGCGACTTCGTGGTGATCGACGATCCGCTGCCGGCCGGGTTCGAGGCGGTGGACGCGCGGCTCGCCACGACGGCGGGGAGCCTCGACGTGGACCGAGGGGACGAGGATCGGTACGACGACGAGGAGGAGGACATGGACGCGCGGGCGATGCGTCGCCGGTACGATCGGAGCGCGTTCATCCGCGAGGTGCGTGACGACCGGGTGCTGTTCTTCGTGGATCACATGAGCGCGGGGATGTTCCGCTACCGCTACCTGGCGCGAGCGACGACGCTCGGGAAGTTCGTGCTGCCGCCGACGCGCGCCGAGGAGATGTACCAGCCCGAGGTGTTCGGTCGGACGGGGGCGGGCAAGATCGAGGTGGCCGCGAAGCGATGA